ACGTTTTTCCATTTCCACTCATGGCTTACCTCAACTGCGAAGCGACAAAATATTAATTCTAGCCTTCGATGTCCAAGCCCAGGCTGCGAGCCGTGCCTTCCACAGACTTTTCTGCGGCAGCGAGATCTTTAGCGGTCAAATCTTTAAATTTCAATTCGGCGATCTGACGCACCTGGGCACGGGTTACTTTACCTGCTTTAATTTTACCCGGCTCCTTGGAACCTTTTTCCAAGCCGGCAGCTTTCTTCAATAGGATCGAAGCGGGCGGCGTCTTGGTGACGAAACTAAACGAGCGGTCGGCATAAACCGTGATAATCACCGGCGTAATCATGCCCATCTGGGCTTGCGTCGCGGCGTTGAAGGTCTTGCAAAATTCCATGATGTTGACGCCGCGTTGGCCCAGCGCCGGACCCACCGGCGGGCTCGGATTCGCTTGACCCGCGGGAATTTGCAACTTGATTTCGCCGATTACTTTCTTAGCCATTTTTCTCGATCCTTGTAATTAGTTCCGTTCGACCTGGACGAACTCCAGCTCGACGGGCGTGGCCCGGCCAAAAATACTGATCAGCACGCGCAGCTTGCCCTTTTCCGGTTTCACGTCTTCGACCACGCCGTTGAAATCGGCGAACGGCCCATCGACCACCTTGACGTTCTCGCCCACCGAAAACAAAACCCGCGGTTTGGGCTTGACCGCACCTTCCTCCATTTGCTGGGTGATCGCCCGCACTTCGTCGTCGGTAACCGGCGGCGGATTGGTACTGCCACCGACGAAACCGGTCACCTTAGGGGTTTCTTTGACCACATGCCAAGTGTCATCGTTCAACTCCATCTGAACGAGAATGTAACCGGGAAAAAACTTCCGCGTGGAAGTCTTCTTCTTGCCCTTGACCAGCTCGACGACCTTTTCCACCGGCACCATAACTTCGGAAAAGTAC
The Deltaproteobacteria bacterium DNA segment above includes these coding regions:
- the rplK gene encoding 50S ribosomal protein L11, which codes for MAKKVIGEIKLQIPAGQANPSPPVGPALGQRGVNIMEFCKTFNAATQAQMGMITPVIITVYADRSFSFVTKTPPASILLKKAAGLEKGSKEPGKIKAGKVTRAQVRQIAELKFKDLTAKDLAAAEKSVEGTARSLGLDIEG
- the nusG gene encoding transcription termination/antitermination protein NusG, translated to MAKQWYIVHTFSGYEQKAKAALEERIKSLGKQEYFSEVMVPVEKVVELVKGKKKTSTRKFFPGYILVQMELNDDTWHVVKETPKVTGFVGGSTNPPPVTDDEVRAITQQMEEGAVKPKPRVLFSVGENVKVVDGPFADFNGVVEDVKPEKGKLRVLISIFGRATPVELEFVQVERN